In Candidatus Hydrogenedentota bacterium, a genomic segment contains:
- a CDS encoding NUDIX hydrolase, producing MTDFKPKDFKWNYCNTCGGPLNFFSDGEKERPYCSACQRHYYDNPVPACCIFIRDTEDRLLFGKRAVEPCRGAWALPGGFMEAHETGEECVFREMAEETNLCGEKAQLLGVSSAHNADYKSILVLGYLVHHWTGIIKPDSDVDELRFFARHERPFVPFEAHRELISIFDRLYP from the coding sequence ATGACCGATTTTAAACCTAAAGATTTTAAGTGGAACTATTGCAACACTTGCGGCGGTCCGTTAAACTTTTTCTCAGATGGTGAAAAAGAACGCCCCTATTGCAGTGCGTGTCAGCGCCATTATTATGATAATCCCGTGCCCGCCTGTTGTATTTTTATCCGAGATACGGAAGATCGGCTCCTCTTTGGCAAACGGGCTGTAGAACCTTGCCGAGGCGCATGGGCACTTCCCGGCGGCTTTATGGAAGCCCATGAAACGGGGGAAGAATGCGTTTTTCGTGAAATGGCGGAGGAAACAAATCTCTGCGGCGAAAAAGCGCAGCTCCTCGGTGTCAGCAGTGCCCATAATGCCGACTATAAGAGCATCCTTGTCTTGGGCTACCTTGTACACCATTGGACGGGTATCATCAAACCGGATTCCGATGTGGACGAACTGCGTTTTTTCGCCCGTCATGAACGCCCCTTCGTCCCTTTCGAAGCCCATCGCGAACTCATCTCAATCTTTGATCGCTTATATCCATGA
- a CDS encoding 3-deoxy-7-phosphoheptulonate synthase yields the protein MTNTPALSRWQPGSWRNYPASQQPHYSDSAQLAQCLESLQNKPPIVTRGEVDKLSAELEEAALGHRFILHGGDCAECFSDCRADVLRDTLYVLLQMSMVLTYAMRKPVIRIGRIAGQYAKPRSQDMEDIAGQTLPVYRGDLINSHETTAEARKADPSRMITGYHNATASLNYIRALIEGGYADLHHPDRWNLSFIKDNKNRQAYDKIVDAISDAIRFMTTIGALDSDEPLRRISFFTSHEALLLPYEEALTRKDSSEGYYNLGAHFLWIGYRTSDLKGAHVEYLRGIGNPIGIKVGPNSKGATLVRLIKTLNPQRIPGRITLITRFGTKNIGSMLPPLVKALQRAKQPVLWSCDPMHGNTEILPDGRKTRQVKNIFSELEQCFHIHASLNSNLGGVHFEQTGAAVTECIGGSLHDEAQLNCYETRCDPRLNGAQALEMAFLIAGLLR from the coding sequence ATGACCAATACCCCAGCACTTTCAAGATGGCAGCCCGGATCTTGGCGCAACTATCCGGCGTCACAACAACCCCACTATTCAGACAGCGCCCAACTCGCTCAATGCTTGGAAAGCCTGCAGAATAAACCGCCTATTGTCACGCGAGGAGAGGTGGACAAATTGAGTGCTGAATTGGAAGAAGCCGCTTTAGGACATCGCTTCATCTTGCATGGCGGCGATTGCGCAGAATGCTTTTCCGATTGCCGCGCCGATGTTTTAAGGGACACGCTTTATGTCTTACTTCAAATGAGCATGGTGCTTACCTATGCCATGCGTAAACCTGTCATCCGCATTGGCCGTATTGCGGGACAATATGCCAAGCCACGCAGTCAAGATATGGAAGACATCGCAGGACAGACCTTGCCCGTATACCGCGGTGATCTCATCAACAGTCATGAAACGACGGCTGAAGCGAGAAAAGCGGATCCATCGAGAATGATAACGGGATACCATAATGCAACGGCAAGCCTGAATTATATCCGCGCCCTTATCGAAGGCGGCTATGCCGATCTGCATCATCCCGATCGATGGAACCTCTCTTTTATCAAAGACAATAAAAACAGACAGGCTTACGATAAGATTGTGGACGCCATATCCGATGCGATCCGATTCATGACCACCATCGGCGCCCTCGACTCGGATGAACCCTTGCGGCGCATTTCCTTTTTTACGTCCCACGAAGCCCTGTTACTTCCCTATGAAGAAGCCCTGACCCGCAAGGATTCTTCAGAAGGTTATTACAATCTCGGCGCCCATTTCCTGTGGATCGGCTATCGAACCAGCGATTTAAAAGGGGCCCATGTCGAATATTTGCGCGGCATCGGTAATCCTATTGGTATAAAGGTTGGACCGAATAGTAAAGGGGCAACTTTGGTGCGGCTCATAAAAACGTTGAATCCCCAACGCATTCCCGGACGGATCACGTTGATCACCCGTTTCGGAACGAAGAATATCGGATCCATGCTTCCGCCCTTGGTCAAAGCCCTTCAACGGGCAAAGCAGCCCGTCTTATGGTCTTGTGATCCCATGCACGGCAATACAGAAATTCTTCCTGACGGCAGAAAGACGCGTCAGGTAAAAAATATCTTTTCCGAACTGGAACAATGTTTTCATATTCATGCGTCACTCAACTCTAATCTGGGCGGCGTACATTTCGAACAAACCGGTGCCGCTGTAACCGAATGTATCGGCGGTTCCCTGCACGACGAGGCACAACTGAATTGTTATGAGACACGCTGTGATCCGCGGTTGAACGGTGCACAAGCCTTGGAAATGGCCTTCCTGATTGCAGGCTTATTAAGATAA
- a CDS encoding methylated-DNA--[protein]-cysteine S-methyltransferase, whose amino-acid sequence MYYTGFYDSPIGKLTLATDDDVLVGLWVEGQKYYGGSTPAMIQGAQYEAVFKPFKKWLDLYFVGKEPPLSALSVAPVGGEFRQIVWKLLCEIPYGETTTYGTLAKKTAALLNKKNMAGQAIGNAVGHNPISIIIPCHRVVGTTGSLTGYASGIRRKLFLLELEGVDLSGFFIPDKGTAL is encoded by the coding sequence ATGTATTACACCGGTTTTTATGATTCACCTATCGGTAAGCTTACGCTCGCCACGGACGACGATGTACTCGTTGGACTCTGGGTGGAAGGACAAAAATATTACGGGGGTTCTACGCCTGCCATGATTCAAGGCGCGCAGTATGAGGCTGTTTTTAAACCCTTTAAAAAATGGCTGGATCTTTATTTCGTAGGCAAGGAACCGCCTTTAAGCGCCTTGTCTGTCGCGCCCGTTGGCGGGGAATTTCGACAGATCGTTTGGAAATTATTATGTGAAATTCCGTACGGAGAGACCACCACTTACGGAACTCTCGCCAAAAAAACAGCAGCACTGCTCAATAAAAAAAATATGGCAGGTCAGGCTATTGGTAATGCAGTGGGGCATAACCCCATTTCCATTATCATCCCCTGCCATAGGGTTGTTGGGACAACCGGCAGTTTAACGGGTTACGCGAGCGGCATCCGGAGAAAATTGTTCTTGCTCGAATTGGAAGGCGTTGATCTGTCGGGCTTTTTTATACCGGACAAAGGTACAGCCTTATAA
- a CDS encoding RtcB family protein, with translation MNDQQLYKLGLTNKTELSTARSCIQYGQARGLSLKQLKKKLNRALRNPEKHRDDPVFAPLSTLLIRTGKSAGGTNRHQSSTGGAPYRKWGRDLDPQAIRQMEQACSLPVSIRGALMADAHVGYGLPIGGVLATDNAVIPYAVGVDIACRMKLTVLDMPAKSLRDERCEDLRRAIETETRFGVGATFIKRRNHDVMDKDWSVSPVLRRMKDRAWSQLGTSGSGNHFVEFGTMRVEREGLGLKEGEYLALLSHSGSRGTGAEVCRHYSQIFQSAQKGLPPELRHLAWMSMDKGEAQEYWQAMQLMGDYSAANHELIHDHILRHLGATSLASVENHHNFAWKEHHDGRSVIVHRKGATPAARGVLGVIPGSMASRAYIVRGLGNPDSLNSVSHGAGRVLSRSRAKRILSWGDVMKNVQEKKVKLLSAGIDEAPAVYKDIEAVMASQRDLAESLGYFMPALVKMAPAGERPED, from the coding sequence ATGAATGACCAACAACTTTATAAATTAGGATTGACCAACAAAACAGAACTGAGTACTGCACGAAGCTGCATCCAATACGGTCAGGCACGGGGATTGTCGCTCAAGCAATTAAAAAAGAAATTGAACCGAGCTCTGAGGAATCCCGAAAAACATCGGGATGATCCTGTATTTGCACCGCTCTCGACCCTGCTCATCCGCACGGGGAAAAGTGCAGGCGGGACAAATCGTCACCAGTCATCAACGGGTGGAGCGCCCTACCGCAAATGGGGTCGTGATTTGGATCCCCAAGCAATACGCCAGATGGAACAAGCCTGTTCCTTACCGGTCTCTATACGGGGCGCGCTGATGGCCGATGCCCACGTGGGCTATGGACTTCCTATAGGCGGCGTACTCGCCACAGACAACGCGGTGATCCCCTACGCCGTCGGCGTCGATATTGCCTGCCGTATGAAACTTACCGTCTTAGATATGCCCGCTAAAAGTCTGCGCGATGAACGCTGTGAAGATCTGCGCCGTGCCATTGAAACAGAAACACGCTTTGGGGTGGGCGCCACATTTATCAAGAGACGCAACCATGATGTGATGGATAAAGATTGGTCGGTGTCACCCGTGTTAAGGCGCATGAAAGACCGGGCATGGTCGCAACTGGGGACTAGCGGAAGCGGCAACCATTTTGTAGAATTTGGAACAATGCGAGTGGAACGGGAAGGGCTGGGGCTGAAGGAAGGCGAATATTTAGCGCTCCTCTCCCATAGCGGCAGCCGTGGGACGGGCGCGGAAGTCTGCCGTCATTACAGCCAGATCTTTCAATCTGCTCAGAAGGGATTACCGCCCGAATTGCGGCATCTCGCTTGGATGTCCATGGATAAAGGGGAGGCGCAGGAATATTGGCAAGCCATGCAATTAATGGGCGATTATTCAGCGGCAAACCACGAATTGATCCATGACCATATCCTTCGGCATCTGGGCGCGACTTCTTTGGCAAGTGTGGAAAATCATCATAATTTCGCTTGGAAAGAACATCACGACGGGCGCTCTGTCATTGTCCACAGAAAAGGAGCGACGCCGGCGGCGCGCGGCGTACTTGGTGTTATTCCGGGCTCTATGGCGAGCAGGGCATACATCGTGCGGGGCTTGGGAAATCCCGACAGTCTCAACAGCGTTTCCCACGGTGCCGGTCGTGTGTTAAGCAGAAGCCGCGCGAAACGCATCTTATCGTGGGGCGATGTAATGAAAAACGTGCAAGAAAAAAAGGTTAAATTATTGTCTGCCGGGATTGATGAAGCTCCTGCCGTGTATAAAGACATTGAAGCGGTTATGGCGAGTCAACGTGATCTTGCAGAAAGCTTAGGATATTTCATGCCGGCTTTGGTTAAGATGGCTCCGGCAGGCGAACGACCGGAAGACTAA
- a CDS encoding WYL domain-containing protein — MPPKKDPYTGSSQRVIGLYSLFLFSSRPHSLSQLSDLFHCSKQTVLRMIEQIDRSRGLVLDTWIDNRERMYQARKTRRLPNITLDIDALSKLFLCRDMVWHMLPTNYRKQVTEALEGATTLLPDFDDQEDLKASWVHTKPKGRINYTDKEPLITHTIQGIQEYRFCEIQYKGPGHDKPKTFVVAPFQMIVFNEGLYLRCFLRNKEGKLDFDKDMFLAAHRMYAVQLLEEKFEAITADKDVQQFTGTFGLYKGAPFRVTVRVYKDAAMYVSERVWSEDQELEWSEDGMLLLRFTATSEKETVAWVLSFGGEMELLEPAALRKTIESQTQRIIATHQFSD, encoded by the coding sequence ATGCCGCCTAAAAAAGATCCTTATACCGGTTCATCTCAACGAGTAATTGGCTTGTATAGTTTATTTCTCTTTTCGAGTCGACCCCATTCGTTGAGCCAGCTCTCTGATTTATTTCACTGTTCCAAGCAAACTGTTTTGCGTATGATTGAACAAATCGACAGGAGCCGAGGCCTTGTCCTTGACACATGGATTGATAATCGTGAACGCATGTATCAAGCCAGAAAGACCCGTCGATTACCGAATATAACCCTTGACATCGACGCGCTCAGCAAACTCTTTCTTTGCCGTGATATGGTTTGGCATATGCTCCCGACTAATTACCGAAAACAAGTGACCGAAGCATTGGAAGGGGCGACCACCTTACTGCCTGATTTTGATGATCAAGAAGATTTAAAAGCCTCTTGGGTCCACACCAAACCCAAAGGAAGAATTAACTATACCGATAAAGAGCCGTTGATTACCCACACCATCCAAGGCATTCAAGAATATCGGTTTTGTGAAATACAGTATAAAGGACCCGGCCACGATAAACCCAAAACTTTTGTTGTTGCCCCTTTTCAAATGATCGTCTTCAACGAAGGTCTTTATTTGCGCTGTTTTCTCCGCAATAAAGAGGGCAAGTTAGACTTTGATAAAGACATGTTTCTCGCTGCTCATCGCATGTATGCCGTTCAACTTTTGGAGGAAAAATTTGAAGCGATTACGGCAGATAAAGATGTACAGCAATTTACCGGAACCTTTGGACTTTATAAGGGCGCCCCTTTTCGTGTGACCGTACGGGTCTATAAAGATGCGGCTATGTATGTGAGTGAACGTGTATGGAGCGAGGATCAAGAGCTGGAATGGTCAGAAGACGGCATGCTTTTGCTGCGCTTCACCGCGACCAGTGAAAAAGAGACAGTCGCCTGGGTCTTGAGTTTTGGAGGGGAAATGGAATTGCTCGAGCCTGCCGCATTACGTAAAACAATAGAATCCCAAACGCAGCGCATTATAGCAACGCACCAATTTTCCGACTAA
- a CDS encoding RNA polymerase sigma factor RpoD/SigA, giving the protein MIDFKDENLSRYLNEISKIPLLSASEELRFAKQARQGNATARRILIMSNLRLVVSIAKRYLYCGLPLLDLIEEGNIGIMKAVERFDPDRGFKFSTYATWWVRQAVTRALSNQGRTVRVPVYITDGLIKYKRIYEELYVKTGKKPTSEEIAEAMGIKPSEAKRLEMNAEAISALENIQSTDDDSFVVVADTQKSTWTNQAQTQFERNQEIETLLNLLSEKEASIIRYRYGLKDGRPHTLEETGVYFDLTRERIRQIERNAMKRMRSFVDKHREDFTPI; this is encoded by the coding sequence ATGATTGACTTCAAGGATGAGAATCTATCCCGGTATTTGAATGAGATTTCAAAAATACCTTTACTTTCCGCCTCGGAAGAACTCCGTTTCGCTAAGCAGGCACGCCAAGGAAATGCAACGGCTCGGCGCATCCTGATCATGTCCAATCTGCGCTTGGTCGTAAGTATTGCCAAGAGATATCTGTACTGCGGTCTTCCTCTTTTAGACCTGATCGAGGAAGGCAATATTGGTATTATGAAAGCGGTGGAGCGTTTCGATCCCGACCGAGGATTTAAATTTTCCACCTATGCCACGTGGTGGGTACGGCAGGCAGTCACCCGAGCACTATCCAATCAAGGCAGAACAGTCCGTGTCCCCGTGTACATTACAGACGGCCTTATTAAATACAAACGTATTTATGAAGAGCTCTATGTAAAGACGGGGAAAAAGCCAACGAGCGAAGAAATAGCCGAGGCAATGGGAATTAAACCCAGCGAAGCGAAGCGTCTGGAAATGAATGCCGAGGCCATTTCTGCCTTGGAAAATATCCAATCCACCGATGATGATAGTTTTGTTGTTGTTGCGGACACACAAAAGTCCACGTGGACCAATCAGGCGCAAACCCAATTCGAACGCAATCAGGAAATTGAAACGCTGCTTAACCTCCTGTCAGAAAAAGAAGCATCCATCATACGATACCGTTACGGATTGAAGGACGGTCGGCCCCATACGCTTGAAGAGACGGGCGTGTACTTCGACCTGACCCGAGAACGTATACGCCAGATCGAACGTAATGCCATGAAACGGATGCGTTCTTTTGTAGATAAACATCGAGAAGACTTCACACCGATTTAA